CGCCCTGGGATGCGGTCGGGCGGGACCGGTGCGACGGTCGAACGATGACGCGATTCGGCTACACGCTCATGACCGAGCAGTCCGGCCCGAAGGAGCTCGTGCGGTACGCCGCCGCGGCCGAGGAGGTCGGCTTCGACTTCGAGGTGTCCAGCGACCACTACTTCCCGTGGCTCGACGCCCAGGGACACTCCGGCTACGCGTGGTCGACGCTGGGCGCGGTCGCGCAGGTGACGAGCCGCGTCGAGCTCATGACGTACGTGACGTGCCCGATCCTGCGGTACCACCCGGCCGTCGTCGCGCAGAAGGCGGCGACGCTCGGGGTGCTGTCCGACGGCCGGTTCACGCTCAACCTCGGCGCCGGGGAGAACCTCAACGAGCACGTCGTCGGCGAGCGCTGGCCCGCGGTCGGTGAGCGGCACGACATGCTCGAGGAGGCTGTGGAGATCATCCGCGAGCTCCTCACCGGCGAGCGCACGACCTACGACGGGGCCTACTTCCGGGTCGACTCCGCGCGCGTGTGGGACGTCCCGGACAGCCCGGTCGAGATCGGTGTCGCCGTCTCCGGCGACCAGTCGGTGTCGCGCTTCGCCCCGCTGGCCGACCACCTCGTCGCGGTCGAGCCCGACGGCGACCTCGTCGCGTCGTGGGACGCCGCCCGCCCGTCGGGGGCGCCGCTGTCGCGCAAGATCGGCCAGGTGCCGATCAGCTGGGACCCGTCGCAGGAGCGCGCGATCGAGCGTGCGCACGAGCAGTTCCGCTGGTTCGCGGGCGGGTGGAAGGTCAACGCCGACCTGCCGACGACCGAGGCGTTCGACGCCGCGAGCCAGTTCGTCCGGCCCGAGGACGTCGCCGAGCAGATCGCGTGCGGCCCCGACCTCGACGCGTGCGTCGAGTCGGTCCGCGCCTACTGGGAGGCCGGGTTCACCGACGTCGCGATCGTGCAGGTCGGCGACGAGAACCAGGCCGAGTTCCTCCAGAAGGCCGCCGGGCCGCTGCTGGAGAAGCTGCGCGCCGCGTCGACGGAGTGACCGCGGCACCACCGATGAGAGGAGCACCGACCATGGCCGTGACCGCCTTCCAGGACCTCCCGCTCGCCGACCGCGACCGTGCGTGGGACGGCGACGCCGCCGAGAAGCGCGTCCGCGCGTGGGCCGACGCGCAGGACGAGCCGAACGCGAAGTACCGCGACGCGCACGTCTGGTACGACGCCGACGCGAAGGAGAACTTCACCGCGTACAAGCTGCTCATCGCCGACGTGGTCGACGGCCGCCTGCGCGCGGTCCCGCGCGGGGTGTTCGCCGCCGCCGCCGTCATGCAGGGCTCGCGGGGCGGCGTCGACCTGCCGGACAAGGACCGCGACCGCGTGAAGAGCCACCTGGCGAAGTACTACGCGAAGCTCGACGAGACCCCGCCCTGGGACGACTGACCCGCCGAGGCCCACCGCCGAGCGCAACATGAACGGCGTTCCCGTGATGCGGAACGGCGTTCATGTTGCGTTCGACGGCGGCAGGGGGCCGGACCGCCCGGGCGATCCGTCGAGGGGTCAGTAGCCCGGGCGGAGGCGGACGCGGGGCTGGTTGTCGGCCGACCGCGACGACTCGACGATGCTCGGGCGGTCGGCGACGAAGTCCCCGAACGACCGGTACCCGAGCGACCGCTCGCTGAACGCCGGGTCCATGCGGGTCATCTGGTTCTTGAGCTCGCCGAACGACACCCACTCGTCGTCGGGCTTCTTGGTGCGGACCAGCCGCATCGCGCGCATGAGCAGCTGCGTGGCGGCCCGGTGGGCGGCCTTGCCGCTGCGCGCGGCCGGGCGGTCGGCGGACTCCACGGCGTCCGCGTCGTCCGCCGTGCGTGCCGTGCCGGTCGACGCCGGCGCCGTCGTCGCGTCGTCGGGCGACTCCGCGCCGCCGGCCCCGGACCCGGCGCGCCCACCCTTGCCGTTCCCGCGCCCGCCCGTCCCGGCAGGGCGGTCCACGGCGGTGGGGCCGGTCGTGGCCTGGTCGGCTCCCGACCGGTCGGCGGCGTCCTCCACGGCCTCGTCGTCCGCGTCGTCGGCGGCGGACGTCTCCAGCAGGTCGTCGTAGTCGGCGAACTCGTCGCACGCGGCCATGAGCGCGCGTGACGTCGCACCCGCGACACCGATCCCGACGACGTACCGGCCGAGGCGCTTGGCGCGCTGCGCGAGCGCGACGTAGTCGGAGTCCCCGGCGACGACGACGACGTGGGTGACGTCGGGCAGGCGGAACAGGTCCTCGACGACGTCCACGGCGAGCCGGATGTCGGCGCCGTTCTTGAGCCCGGCGGTCACCGGGAAGAGCTGCGTGAGGTCGACGGCGCGGTCGACGAGCTGGCGCTGGTAGGCGGCGTTCGCGGGCACGGACCAGTCGGCGTAGGCGCGGCTCACGACGACGGACCCGAAGGACGACGCGTAGTCGAGGATCGCGCCGACGTCGACGCGCGCCTGCGCGAGCCGCTGCGCGACGGGGTCGTCGGCGCGGGCGTCCATGCGGTGCTCGCGGGCGCTGTCGCGGTACCAGTCGCCGCGGCGGAAGGTCTGGTCGTAGCGCGAGATGACGATGTTGTCGAAGTCGACGTACACGGCGACGCGGGCGGTGGTGGTCTCCGGCATGCGGCCCATCCTGGCCCGTGCGGGGCGGCCGTGCGGTCCGAACCCGCCCTGCGGCGTCAGGCCGGCGGCGAGAACCGCGCGAGGTCGGCGGGGACGTCGTCGTGCCGGAGCTCGAACCAGACCGCCTTGACGGCGACGCCGTCGTCCTCGGAGGCCGTGCCCCAGCTCGACGACAGCCGGTCGATGAACATGACGCCGCGACCGCCGAGCGCGGTGGGCGGCGGGTTGCGCAGGACGGGCTCCTCGCGGGCGCCGTCGGTGACCTCGACGCGGGTGCGGACGTCGTCGACGTCGACGCGGAGCGTCACGGGCGGGTCGGCGTGGGCGACGGCGTTCGTCACCAGCTCGCTGACCAGCAGGACGAGCACCTCGAGGCGGGCCGGCTCGACGCCGGCCTCGAGCAGACGCTCGCGCGCCCACCGGCGCGCCGGCGCGACCGCGGAGAGCGCGGGGGCGACGGACGTCTCGGCGCGCATACGGGGCCTCCTGCTCGACCTCGTCCGGGGGGCTGATGTGGGGGACTCCGCCACGGTTGTGCACATCCGGCGATTCGGCAACTCGAACTCGCCCGACGGGACGCTCCGGCACCCGGACGCGTGTGAGCATGGTCGCCGTGGTCCCTGTCGCTCCTCCCGCCGCGCCGCGCCCGTCGTCCCGCCAGGTGCGTAGGTGGCGGCGCTACCTCGCGGACGAGCGCGCCGAGGCGGCGGTGTACCGGGACCTGGCGTCACGTCGGTCCGGCGAGGAGCGCGTGATCCTGCTCGCGCTCGCGGAGGCGGAGCGACGGCACGAGCAGCACTGGCTGGACCTGCTGGGTGACGACGTGGGCCGGCCGCTCCAGGGCGACGTGCGCACGCGCGTGCTGGGCTGGCTGGCCCGGAGGTTCGGGTCGGTGTTCGTCCTGGCGCTCGCGCAGCGGGCGGAGGCGCGCTCGGAGTACGCGGACGAGGCCGACGCGACGCCGCGGATGGCCGCCGACGAGCGGATCCACGAGGAGGTCGTGCGCGGTCTGGCGACGCGGGGCCGCAACCGGATGTCGGGCACGTTCCGCGCGGCGGTGTTCGGTGCGAACGACGGCCTGGTGAGCAACCTGGCGCTGGTGCTGGGCATCGGCGCGAGCGGTGCGTCGCAGGCGACGGTGCTGCTCACGGGCCTCGCGGGGCTGCTCGCGGGTGCGCTGTCGATGGGCGCGGGCGAGTACGTGTCGGTCCGGTCGCAGCGCGAGCTGCTGGAGGCGTCGCGGCCCGGCCGGCACGCGGCCGAGGCGCTGCCGCACCTCGACGTCGACGCGAACGAGCTCGCGCTCGTCTACCGGGCGCGCGGGCTGGACGCGGACGAGGCGCAGGCGCGGGCGACGCAGGTGCTCGCGGCGTTCGGGCCGGGCGGCTCGCGCACGGAGGCGGTGACCGGGGTGCCCGCGGTCGCGCGCGAGGCGCTCGCGGTCGCGGCGGGCGAGGGCGACGAGGACGCGCTGGTCGAGGTCGACGAGCACGAGACGGTCGGCACGGCGATGGGCGCCGCGGTGGCGAGCTTCTGCTTCTTCGCGTCGGGTGCGGCGATCCCGGTGCTGCCGTACGTGTTCGGCGCCGACGGGCTGGTCGCGGTCGCGTGGGCGGCGGCGCTCGTCGGTCTCGCGCTGCTGGGGACGGGCGCGACCGTCGGCGTGCTGTCGGGGGCGTCGCCGGGCAAGCGGGCGCTGCGGCAGCTCGCGATCGGCTTCGGGGCGGCCGCGGTGACGTACGCGCTGGGTCTGGCGTTCGGGACGTCGGTCGCCTGAGCCTGCCCCTCGCCGGGAGCCTCCACGATCTGACGCCGGGTCGCTCGTCACCGAGCGCCGCCCGGTGCGTGGGACAGGTTTGGCAATCCTTAGTTAGTTGAGGCTAACCTGCGCGTGTGCCCACGACGAGCCCGTCCGACGACGCCACCGCCGCGCCCGGGGTGCCCGCGCTCCGCGGCCACGACCTGCGCCTGGCGTACCACGGCACGGTCGTCGTCGAGCGCGCGGGCCTGCGCCTGCTGCCCGGCGAGGTCACCGCGCTGATCGGCCCCAACGGGTCCGGCAAGTCGACGCTGCTGCGCGCGCTCGCACGGCTGCACAAGCCCGAGGCCGGCACGATCGCCCTGCCCGACGTCGAGGACGCCCGCACGCTGTCGGCGCAGCACTTCGCGCGACGCGTCACGCTGCTCTCGCAGTCGCGGCCCACGCCGTCGGGCGTCTGCGTCCGCGACGTCGTCGGCTACGGCCGCCACCCGTACCGCGGCCGCTGGCGGCAGGACGACCCCGACGGCCCGCGCGCGATCGCGTGGGCGATGGACGTCACCGGCACCACGGACATGGCCGCCCGCCCGGTCGACGAGCTGTCCGGCGGCGAGCTGCAGCGCGTCTGGCTCGCGACGTGCCTCGCGCAGGACACGCGCGTCCTGCTGCTCGACGAGCCGACGACCTACCTGGACCTGCGCTACCAGGTCGAGATCCTCGACCTCGTCCGCGACCTCGCCGACGAGCACGGCGTGGCCGTCGGCGTCGTGCTGCACGACCTCGACCAGGCCGCCGCAGTCGCCGACCACGTGGTGCTGCTGCGCCGCGGCGAGGTCGTCGGCGCGGGCCTCCCGCACGAGGTGCTGACCGCCGACGCGCTCACCGAGACCTACGGCATCCGCATCGACGTGACCGTCGACGACCAGGGCCGCGTCCGCACGCGCCCCGTCGGCCGGCACACGCACCGCAGCCTCACCCCCGCCTGACCCGACCGACCGCCTGACACCGCGCCCCGCCCCCGTGGGGCGCACCACCACCACCCGAGGAATCCCATGCGAACCCTGCGCGCCCTGCCCGCCGCCGTCGTGACGGGCACCGTCGCCGCCCTGCTGCTGACCGCCTGCGGCACCACCGAGGAGCCCGCCGAGGCCGCCGAGCCCGGCACGACCGAGGCGGCCGGTGGCCCGGTCACGATCACCGACGACCGCGGCGAGGAGGTCACGCTCGACGCCCCCGCGACGGACGTCGTCTCGCTCGAGTGGGGCCTCACGGAGAACCTGCTGACGCTCGGCGTCACGCCCGTCGGCCAGGCCGACGTGAAGGGCTACAACACGTGGGACACGGTCGTGCCGCTCGACGCGTCGGTCGCCGACGTCGGCATGCGCGGCGAGCCGAGCCTCGACGCGATCGCCGCGCTCGACGCCGACCTCGTCGTCACGACGACGGACCTCCCGGAGGAGGTCATCGCGCAGATCGAGGAGACCGCCCCGGTCATCGCGCTGCGCGGCTCGGACGCGAGCGACCCGATCGGCCACATGGAGCGGACGATCACGGTCCTCGGCCAGGCCACGGGCACCGAGGACGAGGCGGAGAAGGCGCTCGACGAGTTCGACGCCGCGGTCGCCGACGCCAAGGCCGAGCTCGCGGACGCCGACCTCGCCGGCGCGAAGGTCGCGATGGCCGACGGCTGGCTGTCCGACGGCGCCGTCTCGATCCGCGCCTACACCGAGGGCTCCTACCTCGGCGGCATCGCGCAGCTCCTGGGTCTCGAGAACGCGTGGTCCGTCGAGGGCGACCCCGACTACGGCCTCGGCGGTACCGACGTCGAGGGTCTGACGACGCTCGGCGAGGGCGTGCACTTCCTGTACGTGGCGAACGACACCGACGGCGGCGACGCGTTCACCGAGGGCCTCGGCACGAACCCGATCTGGCAGCAGCTGCCGTTCGTCGTCGCGGGCGACGTGCACCGCCTGCCCGACGGCATCTGGATGTTCGGCGGTCCCGCCTCGGGTGAGGCGTGGATCGACGCGACGGTGGGCGCGCTGACGAAGTGAGCCTCGGTCTCGACGAGCAGGTCGACGCACCGGCGGGCACGCGCCCGGGCCGGGGCGGCGCGACGGGGACCCCCGCCGTGCCGCTCCGCGCCGCGGCGCTCCCGCTGGTGGGGGTGTTCACCGCGGCGGTCGTCCTCGTGGCGGCGCTCGCGGTGCTCGACCTGACCCTGGGCACCTCCGACGTGGGGGCCCGGGACCTGTGGCAGCTGTTGTGGGGCGCGAGCGACGACCAGACCCTCGCGGTCCTCGTCGCGTCGCGCGCCCCGCGGGTGCTCGCCGGTCTGCTCGTCGGGGCCGCGCTCGGTGTCTCGGGAGGCGTGCTCCAGTCGGTGGCGCGCAACCCGCTCGCGTCGCCGGACACGCTCGCCGTCAACGCGGGCGCGTACGTCACGGTCGTCCTGGCGGCCGTCCTCGGGATCTCCCTGCCGTTCGTGCTGAGCGGCGCCCTGACGTTCGTCGGCGGCCTCGCGGCGGCGGCGTTCGTGCTCGCGATCGCGCGCGGCGGTGCCGCCGGCCCGTCGCGCCTGGTCCTCGCCGGGTCGGCGACGATGCTCGCGCTGTCCTCGATCACGTACCTGCTGATGCTGCTGTTCGAGCAGGAGACGCAGGGCATGTTCGCGTGGGGCGAGGGCACGATCGTGCAGTCCGGCACGCAGAAGGTCGCGCAGGCGGCGCCCGTCGTGCTCGTCACGATCGTTGTGCTCGTCGCCTGGGCGCGGCGGCTCGACGTCCTCGCGCTCGGCGACGACACCGCGTCCGTGCTGGGCCTCGACGTGCGGCGCACGCGCGTCGTCGCGGTGCTGCTCGCGGTCCTGCTCGCGGCGCTCGCCGTGACGGTCGCGGGGCCCGTCGGGTTCGTCGGGCTGTCGGCGCCCGTCATCGCGCGGCTCGTCGCGTCGCGCGTCCCCGGTCTGTTCCGGCACCGCCTGCTGCTGCCGTTCGCGGCGCTCGCCGGGTGCGCGGTCGTGCTGGCCGCCGACGTGCTGATCCGCGCGCTGGTGCCCGCCCGGGCGGGCGTGATGATCCCGACGGGCGTCGTCACGACCCTGCTCGGGGCGTCGCTCATGGTGTGGCTCGCGCGCCGGCTGCGGGCGTCCGGGCCCGTGCGGGTCACGGCGTCGGTCGGGGCGCGGGCCGCGTCGCGGACGCGCGTGGGCGTCGTCGTCGGGCTGCTCGTCGTCCTCGTCGTCGGCCTGCTCGTCGCCGGTCTGCTGC
The sequence above is a segment of the Cellulomonas fimi genome. Coding sequences within it:
- a CDS encoding NYN domain-containing protein → MPETTTARVAVYVDFDNIVISRYDQTFRRGDWYRDSAREHRMDARADDPVAQRLAQARVDVGAILDYASSFGSVVVSRAYADWSVPANAAYQRQLVDRAVDLTQLFPVTAGLKNGADIRLAVDVVEDLFRLPDVTHVVVVAGDSDYVALAQRAKRLGRYVVGIGVAGATSRALMAACDEFADYDDLLETSAADDADDEAVEDAADRSGADQATTGPTAVDRPAGTGGRGNGKGGRAGSGAGGAESPDDATTAPASTGTARTADDADAVESADRPAARSGKAAHRAATQLLMRAMRLVRTKKPDDEWVSFGELKNQMTRMDPAFSERSLGYRSFGDFVADRPSIVESSRSADNQPRVRLRPGY
- a CDS encoding TIGR03557 family F420-dependent LLM class oxidoreductase; this translates as MTRFGYTLMTEQSGPKELVRYAAAAEEVGFDFEVSSDHYFPWLDAQGHSGYAWSTLGAVAQVTSRVELMTYVTCPILRYHPAVVAQKAATLGVLSDGRFTLNLGAGENLNEHVVGERWPAVGERHDMLEEAVEIIRELLTGERTTYDGAYFRVDSARVWDVPDSPVEIGVAVSGDQSVSRFAPLADHLVAVEPDGDLVASWDAARPSGAPLSRKIGQVPISWDPSQERAIERAHEQFRWFAGGWKVNADLPTTEAFDAASQFVRPEDVAEQIACGPDLDACVESVRAYWEAGFTDVAIVQVGDENQAEFLQKAAGPLLEKLRAASTE
- a CDS encoding ABC transporter ATP-binding protein, coding for MPTTSPSDDATAAPGVPALRGHDLRLAYHGTVVVERAGLRLLPGEVTALIGPNGSGKSTLLRALARLHKPEAGTIALPDVEDARTLSAQHFARRVTLLSQSRPTPSGVCVRDVVGYGRHPYRGRWRQDDPDGPRAIAWAMDVTGTTDMAARPVDELSGGELQRVWLATCLAQDTRVLLLDEPTTYLDLRYQVEILDLVRDLADEHGVAVGVVLHDLDQAAAVADHVVLLRRGEVVGAGLPHEVLTADALTETYGIRIDVTVDDQGRVRTRPVGRHTHRSLTPA
- a CDS encoding ABC transporter substrate-binding protein; this translates as MRTLRALPAAVVTGTVAALLLTACGTTEEPAEAAEPGTTEAAGGPVTITDDRGEEVTLDAPATDVVSLEWGLTENLLTLGVTPVGQADVKGYNTWDTVVPLDASVADVGMRGEPSLDAIAALDADLVVTTTDLPEEVIAQIEETAPVIALRGSDASDPIGHMERTITVLGQATGTEDEAEKALDEFDAAVADAKAELADADLAGAKVAMADGWLSDGAVSIRAYTEGSYLGGIAQLLGLENAWSVEGDPDYGLGGTDVEGLTTLGEGVHFLYVANDTDGGDAFTEGLGTNPIWQQLPFVVAGDVHRLPDGIWMFGGPASGEAWIDATVGALTK
- a CDS encoding VIT1/CCC1 transporter family protein, producing MVAVVPVAPPAAPRPSSRQVRRWRRYLADERAEAAVYRDLASRRSGEERVILLALAEAERRHEQHWLDLLGDDVGRPLQGDVRTRVLGWLARRFGSVFVLALAQRAEARSEYADEADATPRMAADERIHEEVVRGLATRGRNRMSGTFRAAVFGANDGLVSNLALVLGIGASGASQATVLLTGLAGLLAGALSMGAGEYVSVRSQRELLEASRPGRHAAEALPHLDVDANELALVYRARGLDADEAQARATQVLAAFGPGGSRTEAVTGVPAVAREALAVAAGEGDEDALVEVDEHETVGTAMGAAVASFCFFASGAAIPVLPYVFGADGLVAVAWAAALVGLALLGTGATVGVLSGASPGKRALRQLAIGFGAAAVTYALGLAFGTSVA
- a CDS encoding ATP-binding protein is translated as MRAETSVAPALSAVAPARRWARERLLEAGVEPARLEVLVLLVSELVTNAVAHADPPVTLRVDVDDVRTRVEVTDGAREEPVLRNPPPTALGGRGVMFIDRLSSSWGTASEDDGVAVKAVWFELRHDDVPADLARFSPPA
- a CDS encoding iron ABC transporter permease; its protein translation is MSLGLDEQVDAPAGTRPGRGGATGTPAVPLRAAALPLVGVFTAAVVLVAALAVLDLTLGTSDVGARDLWQLLWGASDDQTLAVLVASRAPRVLAGLLVGAALGVSGGVLQSVARNPLASPDTLAVNAGAYVTVVLAAVLGISLPFVLSGALTFVGGLAAAAFVLAIARGGAAGPSRLVLAGSATMLALSSITYLLMLLFEQETQGMFAWGEGTIVQSGTQKVAQAAPVVLVTIVVLVAWARRLDVLALGDDTASVLGLDVRRTRVVAVLLAVLLAALAVTVAGPVGFVGLSAPVIARLVASRVPGLFRHRLLLPFAALAGCAVVLAADVLIRALVPARAGVMIPTGVVTTLLGASLMVWLARRLRASGPVRVTASVGARAASRTRVGVVVGLLVVLVVGLLVAGLLLGDRLLLTGDVANWLAGTSGRQVSFVLDQRVPRVLAALLAGAALGLAGTSVQAVARNPLAEPGLLGITGGAGVGAVLATVLLPGTSVWGVSVGAVLGAGLTFSLVYGLSSRRGLSSDRLVLVGIGVSAAASSIITLLVVLTSPWNTTMALTFLSGSTYGRTAAQVWPVAVALVVLAPLLVRWRRDLDVIALDDDVPRVLGVPLEQTRLGLLVVTALLTAVAVSAVGVVGFIGLVAPHLARALVGSSHARVVPVAALLGAVVLSAADTVGRTVIAPAQIPAGLVAALIGAPYFVYLLWRSRRA